The sequence CGTTTTTCCTGGATGTAATTAAAATGTACTACGAAAACAtctcaataaaaatatcaGACACACAAACCAATACGAGTTTATGTCCTCGTACGTATGTTTAACGGGGTATGTGGGAAGTTAGTCAGATAAAACCAAATCCAGATGTTCCATAGAATTTGAAAGCAGATATCAGAGTTTTAAAAGGTGCATTTTGATTGAATATGTAGAAATTTTATTCACAGATTgttggacattttttttcaaaatttattgaacgTCTGCAAAGAATGTATGTATAACTACAGAGAACACAAAACCTCCAGTTAAGGACAAAATGATATCCGATTACAAGTCTACCTGCAGTTTGCATAATTCATCAGCAATCGCCGCAGCTGACCAGTACTAATTCATTTCTACCTCgctttttatggttttttgttCACGTTAttagtattttttattatttcgcCTTGTTTGGAAAATAGTTATGCCGGATAAAATCACAATTGCTGGATGGAAACATGTAAGTGGTTGTCATAGATTTTTATAATTGCTTGATGGGGATTCCTGAAAATACACTAGTGCACAACGATATAAGTGATAAACTAACATGTTTTTCTTGCAAACGTTTTTGAGGCTAGGAATAAGTTATAATTTTgatatcattatttttcaccattatctaaatatttttccaaatgagGCATGATTGTTCTCacaatattcatatttttgtatACGTTTACAGGTTCGTATGTTTCTTCCAAAACCTCAAAAACAATGTGATTGTCATGTCAACGACCCTCCTCCTTGGACAGGTGAAGTTCATGGTCTGAGCCAAGCCCTGATGAGCAAAACATTAAGAATGCGAATATTCTGGTGGATCGTCATTATTATTTGCATCAGTCTGGGAGCATTTACAACGGTGCTCATAATCATTGAGTATATTCAAGGACCGACTGCCACTTCAACAACAATTAGACTGGTTGGActcttgaaaatcaaaaaattgatcaaaatttatacaatttttaggTCGACTCCCTTGAATTTCCAGCAATCACAATTTGCCCAAAAGTGCCGGATTCTTTCAACATCACCGGATTACGTGGGGATATTAAAGAAAGTTTACCAGATATTTCTGATAAAACTGCAGACGATTTGTTAGAGTAAGAtcgattttcattaaaaaaatatacatttaatTTAAGGTTTTTTGTTGCTGGTAGCGGGTTAGAAAACATGAATGATGTTACTTATTTCAATAGGACATATCTCAGCCATTTGAACAATTACTACAAAATATGGTCTGAAGGATATTCAGTTGACgggtttttcgaaattattcaGGTAACTCGAATTTCGTGAAACAAGACACAAGTAATAAATACGTTTTAGCAAAAATACGGTTACAAATGTGAAGATTTATTTTACGAATGCCAGTTAGCTGGTAAAATTCTTGATTGTTGCAACGATTTGATGGTTCGAAGAGTTGTTATGCGTCGAGGAATTTGTTATCAAAcacgaaaaaatgttaatcaagtgagttgaataaatttaaattcaaatgtttcacaAACACACACGAAAAACGAGTTTAAAGActcttccagtttttttttcagttttaagttAAGTAACcttttaataaaattcaaatagcGACTTATCTGAAActtgataaaatgaaaaaggttAATAtacaaaaacctaaaaatcatTAAGACTGAGACAAACTATGTTTAATCATTGGTTGTTTTGGATTTTATAGTCGCATACTATCACCTAGAATCGCCTAGAatctaaaaaaaccaaatatttgTTATACGCTTTtgtaaaatcgtttttttaacATAATTATGGttgaaatgataaaattgtttAGTGACTTTGAGTCACAAAAAGCTATTTTTAGGcagttttaaagaaataaagtaataaaataaaataaaataaaaacaattataattttagtCGGAAGCCGATGATATTGGAAGAATTGTGTTCAGCTTGAAAGCTCCAACCAGTTATACAAGTGTCAAAACCAACTACACACAAACACAATTGATAGTTTATATTACTGATAATCATGATGTTGTCACCGAATTTCCAAGGTTCTACTTGTATCCAAATGAATGGAATCGAATGCGGTTCACAGCGAGACTGATTGAGTTGATTCAAAACAAGGGAGTATGCACAAATCACgtaagtttttcttttgattctaATGTTGAACTGAATTGAGCATCTGTTGAGTTTCATAGGAAGAATCATAACAAAtaagcagaaaaaaacattattcaaaGAGGCACATCAAATATTGAAGGCGTTGATAAAGAAACGTTCAATCACGGTCATTTTCAATCATGGATTCCAgtttaattcttttttgagTGTTAATGTTGTTCTACTTCTAGATATTTGGAAGAGACGCCGAATGTTTGGTCCGCAAGTGGTATCTATCGAACATAATAATTCCTTTTAATTGCACACTACCATATCTCAAGAGCATCACTAAACTACCACCAACGACTGGTGTTTGCAAGCCAGATGTTATTGCCGATAACTATTTGGACAAAATACAATATGTGTGGAATAGCGCAGAAGTCAACGAGGAGGTATGTTTTCGATTttatgtgtatgtgtgtgtgtgtgtgtgtgctgtgcttcattttcttccccactcattt comes from Caenorhabditis elegans chromosome X and encodes:
- the del-8 gene encoding DEgenerin Like (Product from WormBase gene class del;~Confirmed by transcript evidence), with amino-acid sequence MPDKITIAGWKHVRMFLPKPQKQCDCHVNDPPPWTGEVHGLSQALMSKTLRMRIFWWIVIIICISLGAFTTVLIIIEYIQGPTATSTTIRLVDSLEFPAITICPKVPDSFNITGLRGDIKESLPDISDKTADDLLEFFVAGSGLENMNDVTYFNRTYLSHLNNYYKIWSEGYSVDGFFEIIQQKYGYKCEDLFYECQLAGKILDCCNDLMVRRVVMRRGICYQTRKNVNQSEADDIGRIVFSLKAPTSYTSVKTNYTQTQLIVYITDNHDVVTEFPRFYLYPNEWNRMRFTARLIELIQNKGVCTNHIFGRDAECLVRKWYLSNIIIPFNCTLPYLKSITKLPPTTGVCKPDVIADNYLDKIQYVWNSAEVNEECTPGCNRWDYQTSVQQSQTLSPFEDYTFNLEASFNDLQYEYVKEIYTTSIPGFMSQIGGQFGFFLGLSIITLIQMVLYGFHSAFMFAKKHIQRKFPFCKIHPSDDYPRSTMTFDNSTNIYPPEKNISKEHIATLSRRVIATNPPSPVSTVIDSVDLPPHWGLRNIDQSRENPLFGNSNM